The nucleotide sequence cagtttcttcatctctttaaGGTGCTATAATAGAGTCCTTCCCTGGGAGGTTGTGATGATGGCTGGAGACACAGCAACTTTTATGTGCCCAACACAATTCTAAGTACAGagcaaaaaacccagaaaagttgATTCCATTCTTGCCTTCAGCCAAGTCTAGTTGCCAATGTAAGAAAACTAAAACTGTAAGGTAAAATATGAACaccacaggagaggggcagatatcCTTCTGACTTGTATTTCTGCCATATGGCTGAAATAGAGGAtacaaaagcataaaaatttGGTCCCTGTCACCAAGCCTCTGGAAAACTTTGGCAAGTGTTGGCCAAAAAGATCTCAGGAAGAGAGTCGAAAGCTCTTCATCCAGATAGTCAGGCCTGGGCTTGCAGGCAGGCGATGTCTTTGGGACCTGACTGGAAAGCAGGACTCATTTCACAACAAAAACCAGGCTATTTTGCACTTACTTtgtatgtgccagacactgtgctaaatgaTTTAggggcattatctcatttaactcttaGAACAACTGTGTGGAATAAACACgaatttccttattttacacATGGCCAATTCGAATCTCAGAGAGGCACAGTAGATTTACCCCAGTCAAGCAACAAGTAAATGGTTTAGAAATCCACCTGCTGAGGGTTTCACTGGTCTGATTGGAAAGGGAAGGGGTGGACCAGCACAAACCTCCATCCGAGGGATGGGGAGTGGGATGGggaggaatgagagagagggaaatttgGATCACAACAGAGGTCGCATGATCCCCAGACCTCCAGGACCCTTCGTAGAAGAGGAATAAGTTAGAGATGCAAGCTGCAGGGGAGGGATGcccgggaggctgggggaggggaccctcGGTGGTTGTGCGCCTTCTTCGCCTCCTGTGCACATAGGTCAAGCCTCTCCCCTCCCGCCCTCTCACCCTCCCAACCTTATTTAGAAACCGTGTCCCCGAGACAGGAAGGGCGGCGGGCCGAGAAGCACGGAGCGTCCCGGTCTCATTTCCTTTCGAATCCCCCTGTGGAATTTCATTTCATACGGTGAGGAAATCGGAGCGCGAGACCGTCGGCTGGTCTGCTGCTCCGGGGCGCCTCCCCCACTCGCGGCTGGAGACAGGCAGCTCCCGGGCGCAGGTCGGGCCGAGTCTGGGGGCGGGGAGACGGGGCCGGGCTCCAAACCAAGCAAGTTAGCAGGGAAAATAGCTGCGAGCTCGCACTGTACCAGGCACGGGGCTAAGCGTTTTACGCATTATCTCTAATCCTCCCGAGTCTCttcacggatgaggaaactgacgcCGAGACGTTGagcaatttgctcaaggtcacacagccgggaTTTAAAGCCACAATCTTGGTAAACCTCAATCCCGTGTTCTTTGTGTACGTTTCTCTGCCTGATAGGTAGTTTGCCACGGGCCGAGGTGACAGccggaagagggaaaggaaaggcagCCGACTAATCTGGGAGCATTTCTCacctgggagaggagggggctggctgGCCCGGCGGGAGCAACTCGGCTCCATCCCCGCCTGGCCCCCGAGCGCCGCGACCCGGGTGGGAGGAAAAGTGAGAGCCGGGAAGCCGGGCGGGGCGCTccgggagggagggaaggaggggggggggaggggggagagggagggcggcgggcgggggcctGACCCTGCCAGCGGCAGAACGGCCCCGCCCCTCGCTGCCCCCGGCGCCCGCCCATTGGAGAGGAGCGCTGTCCGTCCCGCCCCGCCACCGCCCAGCGAACCTCCAGCGCCGCGCAGGGCTCGGGCGGTGAGAGCAGCGCGGCGCTGGGTGCTGGCGGGATTCGTTGAGACGCAGAGCGGACGCCGCCGGCGCCGGGTTGGGGGCTCGCAGCCTGCAGCCATGACCCTCGCAGTCTGTCCTTCGGCTCCGGCCACGGGCGTCTAATATCCCACACAGTCGCGCGCAGCTGCCAGAGAGCCGGCCGCTGCCCCTTCGTCGCCCTTGGCGCCTTATCACACTCCCTTTCCCGGAGCTGGGAGCAGCGCGGGCAGCCGGCGCCCCCGTGCAAACTGGGGGTGTCTGCTGGAccagcccccgccgccgccgccgccgcccccggctCTGGCCATGGCCTGGCGGGGCTCAGTGCCGAGCGtcctgggggcgcccgggggcgTCGATCTCAgtctgcggctgctgctgctgctgctgctgttgctgctgctccCGGGGCCAGCGCGAGGCTTCGGGGACGAAGAGGAGCGGCGCTGCGACCCCATCCGCATCTCCATGTGCCAGAACCTGGGCTACAACGTGACCAAGATGCCCAACCTGGTGGGGCATGAGCTGCAGACAGACGCCGAGCTGCAGCTGACAACTTTCACGCCGCTCATCCAGTACGGCTGCTCCAGCCAGCTGCAGgtgggcgcccccacccccacccctggcggGACAGGGACCCCTTGGGCAGGGACGCCTCAAACTAACTCCGTGGAGCCCTTGCCAAACCaagccccctgcccccttcctagGCAGAAGGATATAACTATCCTGGAAAAGTGatttccatccccacccccacttttgtGTCCCTTCTCAGGGACTGAAAGCCAAAACGTTGTGTAAGTCATCTGGCCTACGAAAGAACCCACTCTTACACCCCGCCCTTCCGTTTTTCTCCCCTGTTCACCCGTGTCTGGCCAAGCCCCTAACCCCAGTGGAGCTGAGGGGGTTATCTTTGCCAAGGATTCTGGCCGCCGCTGCTCGGTGGGCGAGTCCCCAGCAGGACAGCCAGCTGAAACTAAGacttggaaggaaggagagataaGGAGACGGGAACTTCTCCTCCCTCACGACCTCCATTCTCCCCCATATTTTTGGGTGGGAGAGTAAATGAAACACCACTGCCCCATTTTCTGCGGAGTGGCCCCTCCTCGCGTCATCCCGCATGACTTTGGAGGTCATGCTGGATGGAATGCTTGGGTGGCTTGAGACGTTCTGATCTTTAGGGTTGAGGGCAGGTTTAGGACTTAGACGGCAGGAAACACTCCCCGTTTGGGAAAAAGGTGACGGAGTGGTCAAACACCAGGAAGGTAATTTATATAATGgaggattctttttttcaatcattaaaatttttaaaacttatgtaATGGTAGAGAAAATGTTCGTCCtacaataaatgaagaaataatttgcATATACAGTGTGATTATAAtctgaacaaaaacaacaaccaattcatttttctttttttaaggaactgAAAGAGAATTCTTAACAGTGTTAGCACTAGGGAAAAAAAGTGTTAGCACTGGTTGTGCTTTGGTTGGTGAGGCTATGagtgatttttataaatttagaaaagagagaacttgggggaaaaaatagaggGTAGTTTTCCAGGCTGAAAACTTCAGAAATCCGTGGTTCTGGTTGTAACTTCTGAGAGATAAGAAACAGGCAGACAGCTTACTTACTAGGTGCATGTTTTTACATAGGTCACTTTAAAAGTTGGATTGGTTTCAGAAAGATGGTTGGGATTAGACCTGTTGCTGCTGAAATGTCCCTTTGGAGCTTTCAGAACTTTAGAACTAGGTTATCAAAGCTTAAGAAACGATCCTCTAGCTCTCAGTTTGGAAACAGCACATATCCTGACATCAGTGGCAATTTCGTTGGAGAAACAGCTTTTGcagggatatatatttttaattacatgtatCCTGGGGAAGCAGCCAAGCTGTTTTGAAGGACAGGACTGGATCCCTTTACATGCTGGAAAATAGTTACTTGTAACTCTAGACTTCATAGACAACATCTGTAAGGAGCCAAGCAGACTGTTTATCAATGCTGGAGGAATTGAGGACAGCAACTGggctctcccctgctggtgttgCAGTTTCAGGGacttaacatttatattttcctattgtgCTTCATTATTATGCATTGGGGAAACCTGGCCAAACAAACCCCTGGTGACCAGAGACCTCAACCTGCATCCTATCCTTGGGTCTCACAGTGTCTTAATTAGGacattttctctttcagtatgggaactgattaaaaattaattttaggggaTCAAGTAGAGAAAAGACAGtatattaacaggagaaaagctggatctacatattttttttttacatttatttttatggtgatAAAGAAACGAGGATGAAAATAAACCTCCCCATCGCTGAAATGACTCAGTCATTTGATTAGTCTGTTCGGCTCTTTCAAACAGGGAGTCTCAAAGtcaatttttaaggtttattttcttAAGCGTTTTCAAAAAGGAATTATGTAACTCTTCAGGtcctttttatgtatgtatttatttctgttctcctGGATTTGTGACAAGGATTGCTAGaaccaaaagaagaaatgtgTACAAGCCATGGATTTTTAGGCACCCCAGTTTGAGATCAGAGTAAACAGAGTCCCTGTGGCTGGTTTAAAAGTAGATAGATACTTTGCCTGGAAGCATTCACCTCCGCTTCGTGCAAGCAGTTGGTCAGACTTCCaagtcattgttttctttgttcattacTTTTCCAGTTCTTCCTTTGTTCGGTGTATGTGCCAATGTGCACAGAGAAGATCAACATCCCCATCGGCCCATGTGGCGGCATGTGTCTTTCGGTCAAGAGGCGCTGTGAACCTGTCCTGAAGGAATTTGGCTTTGCCTGGCCAGAGAGCCTGAACTGCAGCAAATTCCCACCCCAGAATGACCACAACCACATGTGCATGGAAGGGCCGGGGGATGAAGAGGTGCCATTACCTCACAAGACCCCCATCCAGCCTGGAGAAGAGTGCCACTCTGTAGGAACCAACTCGGATCAGTACATCTGGGTGAAAAGGAGTTTGAATTGTGTTCTCAAGTGTGGCTATGATGCTGGCTTATACAGTCGCTCGGCCAAGGAGTTCACAGACATCTGGATGGCCGTGTGGGCCAGCCTGTGCTTCATCTCCACTGCCTTCACAGTGCTGACCTTCCTGATCGATTCTTCCAGGTTTTCCTACCCTGAGCGCCCCATCATATTTCTCAGTATGTGCTATAATATTTATAGCATTGCTTATATTGTCAGGCTGACTGTAGGCCGGGAAAGGATATCCTGCGATTTTGAAGAGGCAGCAGAACCTGTTCTCATCCAAGAAGGACTTAAGAACACAGGATGTGCAATCATTTTCTTGCTGATGTACTTTTTCGGAATGGCTAGTTCCATCTGGTGGGTTATCCTGACACTTACTTGGTTTTTAGCGGCAGGACTCAAGTGGGGTCATGAAGCCATTGAAATGCACAGCTCTTATTTCCACATTGCCGCCTGGGCCATCCCTGCAGTGAAAACCATTGTCATCTTGATCATGAGACTGGTGGACGCTGATGAACTCACTGGCCTGTGCTATGTGGGAAACCAAAACCTCGATGCCCTCACAGGCTTTGTGGTGGCCCCCCTCTTCACTTACTTGGTGATAGGAACTTTGTTCATCGCTGCAGGTTTAGTGGCCTTGTTCAAAATTCGGTCCAATCTTCAAAAGGATGGGACAAAGACAGACAAGCTGGAAAGGCTGATGGTCAAGATTGGGGTCTTCTCTGTCTTGTACACGGTTCCTGCCACCTGTGTGATCGCCTGTTATTTCTATGAAATCTCCAACTGGGCGCTCTTCCGGTATTCTGCAGATGACTCCAATACGGCAGttgaaatgttgaaaatttttatgtctttgctGGTGGGCATCACTTCAGGCATGTGGATTTGGTCTGCCAAAACTCTTCACACGTGGCAGAAGTGTTCTAACAGATTGGTGAATTCTGggaaggtgaagagagagaagcGAGGAAATGGGTGGGTGAAGCCTGGGAAAGGCAATGAAACTGTGGTATAAGGCTACCCGGCCTCCATACTTTCCAAATGTTGAAGGTGGGAATGCTAGCATTTTGGTGCAAAATGCGACAAAAAGTTTCATGCAGTGAATCTCAGTATGAACCAACTGGCAACACTTAAGTGACCCCTTAAGCCACcgccacctgcccccccccccccactccccagcaatCATAAAAGTAATGATTTTGCTGCAGACTTTGGAATGATCCAAAATGGAAAAGCCAGTTAGAGGCTTTCAAAGCtgtgaaaaatcaaaacattGATCACTTTAGCAGGTCGCAGCTTGGAGCGTGGAGGTCCTGCCTAGATTCCAGGAGGGTCCAGGGCGATGCTGCTTTTCCCTGCAGAGTGGGATTTGAGCTGTGAGTAGATAACTTGCAGGGAGAAAGATGAACTTTTTTAACCCTTAAAATCTTAAATACTAACTGGGTCTGTCAGATAGCAAAGCAATCTATAAACACTGGAAACACTGGGTTTAGAGAAGTGTTacaagagttttatagtttggcTGATCTAACATAAACATTTTCTGTGGTGCGCTGTCTGCTGTTTAGAATTTTGTGGATTGCTCTCCCAAGAGGTGGTGTCAGAATCTTTCAGTGCCTTTGTCATAAAACAGAATTGTTTGAAAAAACAAGAGTACTGTGCAAACACACGTAAGGTATCCAGtggatttttcttctctctcttcctcttaaatTTCAACATCCCTGTTCTAGGCTGctgctgttttcttcattttacattaATGACTCAAAATAGgtatttttataggaatttttGCACTGCAGCATGTCTAATGAGGGGAAAAGTAAGGGTGATTCACTTTCTGACAATCATTTAATTCAGAGGAAAATGAGATTTACCAAGTCGACTTACCTTACCAACCCCAGAGACCTATTGCATTGAGCAATGGGgacttaatatattttactttgtgtGATTGCATCTATGCAGACGCCAGTCTGGAAGAGCTAAAATGTTAAGTTTCTTGGCAACTTTGCATTCACACAGATTAGCTGTGTAATTTGTGTGTGTCAGTTACAATTAAAAGCACATTCTTGGACCATGACATAATAGCATACTCAACTGACTTTAAAACTATGGTCAGCTTGCATTCTCAGAATGATAgtgcctttctttcctttaacatAAGAATGTTATCGGAGTCTAGTCTACTACCACAGTGAAGACTTTTTCTGTTTCGTAGAGAGAATTTAGGACAGCTAATCCAACTAGTTGGTGCATAATTGTTTCCTAGTAATTGGCAAAGGCTCCTTGTAAGCTTTCATTGGAGGCAATGTGGCCTGGAGTATTTATATGGTGCTTAATGAATCTCCAGAATGCCAGCCAGGAGCTTGATTGGTTAGTAAGGAATAAAGTGTAGACCATATGAAATGAACTGCAAACTTGTAGCAGCACAGGTCTTAATTGCCTTTTGCAGAGGTATCcagagcttttaaaatttatgcttTATGTTCCTCACAATGGGGTACCCCCTAGCAGCCTCTCAAAAGTtgcaattcttttaaaattgtaactGGACTTTCTCTTAACCTGCCTCAGGCCTTCTAATCACCAGATCTCTGGGACAAATTGTTGACAATGTCACAGGCTGCTCTCCTTGTAGCTCATACCTATCTTTGCTTCAACAACTACTTTGCaatgactcatttatttattcataccccaccccctccctctaaAAACAGGTAGGAAATCTTTTATCATATTTCTTTCTGGGAAAACATTTCCAGGGACTCAAAATCCCAAATAGGTGGTCAAATTCTGGAAGTAAGCAtgcccttttttgtttttgtaagcttTATGCCCATGGTTCCCAGGGtttgacattttcctttcttctttcctctgtttctggGGGCTCTTGAGTGGAGTCTGAGGCAAAGATGCATATAAGATCTGTTGTGTATTTTGGATGGGAAAGTCTTGGGGCTTTGAAGACAGATGCTAAATGGGCACGGGTGGCCCCTGGCATGTGTGCTGAGCCCAAGTACCTTGGCTGGACTCTGGGTCAGGGTTCTAGGAGCATGAGAAATGATCCCCAGAAGGACCGGTTGAACTCCATCTGAGACTGAGTCGCCtaggaaatataaaatgtgaactcCGTGTGCTGCTTGCAGACAGTTCCCATAGCTAGCCAGGGCCCTGGAGCATGCGTCCCCGGGCGGAGCCTGCCCTTACTCACGCTCCACTCCAGTGTCTTGGGAGTTGTGCTGAGACTCTGgcccaggaaagggaagaaggagggtgCAGCAGGGCACTGGCCTGACTGCTAGGTTATAGGGGTTTGTAATGCAATTTTGTTTGGAATGTTTCCGCGATTGTGTGCCCAAGGCAGCACCTAGCAGAGGGccaggcacagagtaggtgctcaatatttgtgaacaatgaaataataataagagtACGTGGGGGAAACTATACACCCGAGTTCTGGAACCGTGGCCTGACAACTTTCTGGGTTTTAACCGATCTCTTCTACAAATCTCTTGCCTTCTCAGGGGAAAGTCTATTTGATCCGAAGTGGCTGTTGGTGCAGACGGGATTAGTAGCCCTGGCAATGTCACAGGGCTGCGGGCCTTTCCTTTCACATTCCAGACAATGGAGAGTGTTTATGGTTTCAGGAAAGGAGCTTTGTGGCTGAGGAGTCAGTTACCTTGTTACCTTGACGCGACTCCATCACCTTAAGttggtatttgtttaaaaaaaaaaaaaaaagtcaattattAGCACACTTACCACGTGCCAACCACGTGTAGAGCCTTGTGTTAGGCACCAAAGGGGACGTCGTGCAGTATAAGCTCTGTCCTTCCAAATGACGTGGACTGAGGATTCTGGGTCTGCTGACTTGCTGTTGGTTTTTTGGGAAGGAGCATGGGCCTCTGAATTGTCATCTGTTTCACTGTGTCCATCCCATAAACCTCTGCAAGTCAGTAACAGGGGTTTGACAGAAATCATCAGCCCTATTTCATGACAATCTCTGTGGGAATCCCCTCAGAAGGCTATGAACATTGGCTTAAAACAGACATGAGCTCCCACACCTAATGTGACTGTGGGGACAGGCACTTCATGGCTTGGGTGTTCCATGTAATGAATACAGGTGAATTTGAGGACATCTTGCTAGGGAAAAGGTTAGGGCTGTTTTTCTTTGATATCTAGAATAAGTAGGTGTGATTGTAGCTTCCTACCTCACCAGAAGTCAACTTCCTCTTCCTGAAGGAAGCTACAGTCACACTTCTGGAGATTTTATTCTACAGAGCCCAAAGGCACCACTGTCCACCCTCCACTCTGGCAAACTCCTCTTTATCTTCCTTCATAAAGGCCACACCTCAGGGCAGAGGAACATGGGGTAGGGTGGAACTGACCTGAACCATCTGGTTGAGCTACTTGGTTGATTCATATCCTTTTTCCTCCACGGAGACCCGTTTCCTGATCTCTGAGACTGCTTCTGAGCTGGCAGCTTGCTCGGGGTCCTGAAACCGGAGAAGGGgtgatactttttatttccctgaGAAGATCTCTGATTTTCCTCTCCCCAGTCACTCCGTCGCCTACATCCCCAAATCAGGGAAACTTCTGTGTTTAGGTTCTGAATTGTGACTTTACCAGCACTCTGAACTCTGTCCTCTCTCATCCCCCCTCAGCCTCCTGGTCACTGAATTCAGGGCTTACTGTGTTAGGAACCAAGCTGGGacctgaggacacagaggagtTTAGTAATCTCAGCCCTGGAGGGCagacttaatttaaaaagatgtcacCAGGCTAGTGCAGTCTTTGGTTCCTGGTGAGGTGGCCACAGAAGCAGTTAGGGAGGAGAGCCACAGAACAGACTTTGGAAAGGAGCCCCCAAGATCAGGCTACATCCTGAATTTCATTCTGTGATGGGAGAGATTGGAGGGAGTTGCTTTTCCAGCCAATTATGTCGAGTCACTGGACTCTAACGGTTCCTTGTGTTCTTCTATTGTATTTGggttcagtgtcctcatctaggTTTGTATGATGTTTGGCAAAGGACCCGGGTTATCATTTTTCCTCTGGGTCTAGGTCATAGATCTTGGAAACTCCTAGAAGAGTATTTTGCTCCTACCAAGGATCAGATACCAGAGTGTTAAATAATGGATTTTGTTTTACTGTGGCCTGGTCAGagctctctgcctctgcctcttgccATGCACATGCACAGTAACGGCATACTGGCTATCACCAAGAGGGAAGTGAACCCTGACCCTCCCCAACAGGCCTCTTCCCCTTGGTGAGGCCACTTGCCCTGTAGCAACCTGTTCCTATTTTcccttatttcccttcttct is from Neofelis nebulosa isolate mNeoNeb1 chromosome 10, mNeoNeb1.pri, whole genome shotgun sequence and encodes:
- the LOC131486556 gene encoding cuticle collagen 40-like, producing the protein MARAGGGGGGGGGWSSRHPQFARGRRLPALLPAPGKGAASPQPGAGGVRSASQRIPPAPSAALLSPPEPCAALEVRWAVAGRDGQRSSPMGGRRGQRGAGPFCRWQGQAPARRPPSPPSPPPPSLPPGAPRPASRLSLFLPPGSRRSGARRGWSRVAPAGPASPLLSQGTHRSRQKMNRQMYLTVVRKQSPEKAEFQLWEAMKLYKVGCIMVKSSGCGIRRTCLGIQQNVA
- the FZD4 gene encoding frizzled-4, whose translation is MAWRGSVPSVLGAPGGVDLSLRLLLLLLLLLLLPGPARGFGDEEERRCDPIRISMCQNLGYNVTKMPNLVGHELQTDAELQLTTFTPLIQYGCSSQLQFFLCSVYVPMCTEKINIPIGPCGGMCLSVKRRCEPVLKEFGFAWPESLNCSKFPPQNDHNHMCMEGPGDEEVPLPHKTPIQPGEECHSVGTNSDQYIWVKRSLNCVLKCGYDAGLYSRSAKEFTDIWMAVWASLCFISTAFTVLTFLIDSSRFSYPERPIIFLSMCYNIYSIAYIVRLTVGRERISCDFEEAAEPVLIQEGLKNTGCAIIFLLMYFFGMASSIWWVILTLTWFLAAGLKWGHEAIEMHSSYFHIAAWAIPAVKTIVILIMRLVDADELTGLCYVGNQNLDALTGFVVAPLFTYLVIGTLFIAAGLVALFKIRSNLQKDGTKTDKLERLMVKIGVFSVLYTVPATCVIACYFYEISNWALFRYSADDSNTAVEMLKIFMSLLVGITSGMWIWSAKTLHTWQKCSNRLVNSGKVKREKRGNGWVKPGKGNETVV